The genome window GATGAATGACCTGTCGGTGCCGATCGTTATCGGCGGCAGGCACTGGGGCGCCGTGAGGATCGGCTACCGGGCCGACGATTGAGGCCGGCCACGGCTACCGGACCTTGAAGCCGGCCATGGCTTCGGTGAGACCTTCCGCCTGGCGCGCGAGGCGGGAGACGGCCTCTTCCATGAGCCGGGTCGTATCGAGACCGTTGACCGCGGTGGTCTCCATGTTTTCCACTGCCTCAACGATCTTCTGGCTGTTTTCCGCCTGAACCTGGGATGCCTGGCGGATGGTCGAGATCATGCGCGTCACCCCTTCGCTGGAGCGGACGATGTGGGTGCTGGTGTCGCGCTGCTCCCGGGTGGAGGTGAAGACGCGCCCCGTGAGGCTCTTCATGCGGTCCGCCGCCTCGGTGATCAGCTCGGTGCCGTGGGCCTGCTCCTGGGTGGCGCGCACGATCTGCCCGACCATTTCCGCCACCCGTTCCATGGCCCGGCGCATGTTTTCGCTGCCCTGGGCCTGTTCCACGGTGGTCCGCGCGATCTCGCCCACCTGATCGGCTGCCATCTTCACCCCGTCCACGATCTTTTCGAGCGCCTCCCCCGAACGGTAGGAGAGCGTTTCCCCCTCCCCGATCCGGTCTTCCGCCTGCTTGATGGCCTGAACCGCCCGCACCGTCTCCTCCCTGAGTCCGGAGATGATATCTGCTATTTCTCCGGTGGAACTGGTGGTCCGCTTGGCAAGTTCCTTGATTTCGTTCGCCACCACTGCGAACCCCTTGCCGTGTTCCCCTGCCTGGGCGGCGATGATGGAGGCATTGAGGGCCAGGAGCTTGGTCTGCTCCGCAATCTCGTTGATGACCGAGATGATGGTGCCGATGTCACCGACCCGGTGAGAGAGGGTGGTAATGGTGTCAGAGGCGCTGCGGGAGGAACGGCGGATCTCGCTGATGCCCGAGATGGTCCGATCCACCGAGTCCCGTCCCAGTTCCGCGTCGCGCAGCACCTCTTCCGAAATGGCAGCGGTTTCCAGGGCGCTTTTTTCCACCTGCTTGATGGACAGGTCCAGTTCGGCCACCAGGGAGGCGGTGCGGGAGGCATCCTCCATGAGCACCCCGACGCTTCTGCCGATCTCCTTTTCCGCGGCCGCCATCTGGATGATGGATGAGCTCACCTCGTCCACCTCCCGGGCAAGCCCTTCCATGTGTTCCGCCACCACCTCGATGCTCGTCGACATCTGGACGATGGCGGCGGCATTCTCGGAGGCCGTGCGCGACAGGCTTTCCACTGACTGGGCGACCTCGTTCACCGATCGGTCAATGGCGCGGATCCCGTCGGTGGTCCGCTGCACTGCCCCTGTCTGGACTTCCGCCGTGTCGAGCCCGCGCTCA of Geobacter anodireducens contains these proteins:
- a CDS encoding chemotaxis protein, encoding MAKNLSLGSRLIRFSLAAGLAVGTTGAVLALTYAPAAGYGKGHAHLLAGMLGCNALLSLFALWMLSARKLVARVNNLASAMDRGAEGDLTVTVTDESSDELGLLTDNFNAMFGRLAGTVTRVKEAVEELRAISATVKDAVERGLDTAEVQTGAVQRTTDGIRAIDRSVNEVAQSVESLSRTASENAAAIVQMSTSIEVVAEHMEGLAREVDEVSSSIIQMAAAEKEIGRSVGVLMEDASRTASLVAELDLSIKQVEKSALETAAISEEVLRDAELGRDSVDRTISGISEIRRSSRSASDTITTLSHRVGDIGTIISVINEIAEQTKLLALNASIIAAQAGEHGKGFAVVANEIKELAKRTTSSTGEIADIISGLREETVRAVQAIKQAEDRIGEGETLSYRSGEALEKIVDGVKMAADQVGEIARTTVEQAQGSENMRRAMERVAEMVGQIVRATQEQAHGTELITEAADRMKSLTGRVFTSTREQRDTSTHIVRSSEGVTRMISTIRQASQVQAENSQKIVEAVENMETTAVNGLDTTRLMEEAVSRLARQAEGLTEAMAGFKVR